CGGTGTCCTTGCCGGTTTTGTCGAGTTTGGTCACGATGCCGACAATCGGCGTGTTCGGCTTGGTTGTGCGGATTTCGTCGAGGATGTAGCGGTCGCCGGGGCCGATCTTCTCGTCGGCCGGCACGGTGAACCCGATGACGTCGACGTCCGCGAAGGTGTCCTTTACCACATCGTTGAGCCGCTCGCCCAGCAACGTGCGCGGCCGGTGGATGCCTGGGGTGTCCACGACAACCACCTGCGCGTCGTCGCGGTTGATCACGCCGCGGATCGGGTGGCGGGTGGTCTCCGGCTGGTCCGCCATGATGGCGATCTTCTCCCCCACCAGCGCGTTTGTCAGCGTCGATTTGCCGGTGTTCGGCCGGCCCACGAAACTGACAAAGCCCGAGCGGAAGCCTTCCGGCGCGTTGCTGAACCCGAAATCGATCATGGGTTGGGATTCTACCGCTGTGGATAACTTTTCCGGCCCGGGCGGGGGTTATCCACAGATTTTTTGCTGGGTCTTGTGCGCGGTGTCCGGGCTGCTTAGCGTCCGGGCCATGAACTTCACGACATTTCTTTCCGCAGGCGTTGGCGTGCTCGCCGACTTCTCCCGCGACGCCGCGCTCGCAGCTGGCTTATCGACGACACGCATCCGCGACCTCGCCCGCGTCCACGACGTGTATTACGGCCCCACGCAGTTCACGCGCAAACAGGCCGACGCGCTCGTGCTTGCCGACGGCATGCCGCTCGACCAACTCGTCCACCTGGAGAAGAAACTTGCAGCGGTGCCGTCGGCGGCGGAGCGGTGGCGCATCCGGTTGGAGCTGCTGCGGCACCGCGGGTCGTTTCGGGCGCTGTCGAAGCGCATCGCGAAGCTTATCGACGACCCCACCCCGCCGCCGAAACCCGCCTGCCGGTTTAGCCGCTCGCGGGGTGGCATGCGCACCATGACAATGACCTATAACGAGCGCGACCTGGCCGACCTGGAGCACATGCTGCGAGCTGCGATCTCCGACGACGAGCCGGCCGCCGCGCAACTGGCTGACGCGCTGTTTCGCGTGCTTCGCGACGGCTCCGCGCTGCCGCGCACCACGTTCCGCCCGATGATCCTGGTGCCGGTGCACGACTACCTTCGCATCATGGGCGGCGCCGGCGACGACGTGCAGTTGATGCTCACCGACGGCACCACGATGACCGGCGCGGAGTTTCTGCAACAGGAATTCGGCGACGTGCTCGAGGTCGCCGCGTTCCACCCGCAGGACGGCGCTGTAAACCTGTACCGGGGCGAGCGGTTTGCCAACGCGAAGCAGCGCACTTTGTCGAAGTTGATGTCGCCGGGCTGCGCGTTTCCCGACTGCCGGCACAGCGCCGAAACCACGCAAACCCACCACATGCAGGCCTGGAAACACGGCGGGATGACCAACATGGACAACCTGACCGAATTGTGCGCCTACCACAACGGCGTCAACGACGACGACCGGTGGCTCGGGTGGCGCGGCCACATCGACACCCGCGGCGGGCGCATCCGGTGGATCGCGCCGAACGGGGCCGAAGTGGCCACCGTCACCGGCGCGATGGAGGTGCTGTTCGGCTAACTAGAGCGCTTCGACGCTGAACTGCATGCGTGGTTCGGCGTAAAAGTCCTGCGCTTCGACAAGCTTGAGCTCGGTTGCGTCCGCCTCGTAGGTCACGCGCAGCAGGTCGTAGACCGACGAGGCGGTCTTGGCGAGCGCGTCCTTCGCGTCCCGGCCGCGCAGGTAGTGGCCGGTAAACAGCGCTGCGGTGACGTCGCCGGAGCCGTTACGCTTCGCCGGGATGCGCGGGGTGCGCACGATCCATTTACCGTTGTCGTCGACCGCGATCATCTCGATGGCGTCCTCCGGTGTTTCCGGGCGGTTCACCGAGGTAACCAGGACGGTCGACGGGCCTATTTCGCGCGCGGCGTCGACAGCTGCCAGGGTGGAATCGAGGTCGGTGACGTCTCGTTCGGTGAGGTAGCCCAACTCGAACTGGTTCGGCGTGATGATGTCCGCTGCCGGCACGACCTTCTCCCTAAACATCGGCGGCACCGCATCCGGCACAAAGCACCCCGACGTTGCAGAGCCCATCACCGGGTCGCAGGCGTAGAGCGCATCCGGGTTCGCGGCCTTGATCTCGGTGACGGCGTCGACGATCACGTCGCCGATTTCGGGGGATGCCTGGTAGCCGGTGAGGGCGGCGTCGATAAGCGGGAATGCGTCGCGGTCGCGGATACCGCGCAACACGGCGGCGACGTCGGCGGCCGGAATGATCGGGCCCTCCCACGCGCCGTAGCCGGTGTGGTTGGAGTAGTTCACGGTGTAGACCGGCCACACCTCGTGGCCGATGCGCTGCAACGGAAAGACCGCCGCCGAGTTGCCAACATGGCCAAACGCGACGGCGGACTGGATGGAGAGAATATTGCTCATACGAGCAAGTTTAGAGTGGCGTCGCTAGTTCACCGACACAAGCACCGTTCTCGTCTTCACCAGGCCGCGGCGATCCCTCCCCCCTTCCGCGGTGTAGCGGATGCCGTCGCGCAGAATCGACGCCCCCGGCAGCGGCACGCGCCCCAGCTCGTAGGACAGCAGACCGGCGACGGTGTCCACATTGTCGACGACCTCCTCCGAGTACTCCAGCTCGTAGTCCAGGTGGTCCGCCAGGTAGTCCACCAGGTCGTCGAGCGGCAGCCGCGCCTGCACGCGGAACTTCCCCGGCTCGACCTCCTCGATGGGGGCTTCCTCGTCCTCGTCGTACTCGTCGGTAATCTCGCCGACGATCTCCTCGAGCAGGTCTTCCATGGTGAGGAGGCCTGCGACGGTGCCGAATTCGTCGATAAGCAACGCGATGTGCGTGTTGTCGCGCTGCATTTCGCGCAGCAGCACATCGAGCGGCTTCGAGTCCGGGATGAACAGCGGCTCGCGCATCACGGCAGGCAGCGGCGTGTCCGGGTCGATTGGCGCGCCGCGTTCGGTGAACATGTCTTTCAGGTAGGCCACGCCGATGATCTCGTCGACGTTTTCGCCGATGACCGGCACGCGCGAATGCCCCGAGCGCACCATGAGCGCGGTGGCCTGGCGGGCGCGTTTTTCGCCTTCGATCCACACCATTTCCGGCCGCGGCACCATCACTTGGCGCGCGTTGGTGGAGGCGAGGTCGAAGATGTTTTGGATCATGCGGCCTTCGCTGGTTTCCACCACGCCCTTTTCCTGGGCGACTTCGACCATTTCGCGCAGTTCGACTTCAGTGGCGTACGGCCCGTCGCGGAAGTCGTCGCCGGGGTGGAACAGGTTGCCCACCCAGATGAGCAGTTTCGCGACCGGCCCGAGCACCGTCTGGAACACGTGCAGCCCCTGTGCGGCTTTGAGCGAGATGGTGTACGGGTTGCGCTTGCCCGCGGTGCGCGCGAACACGCCGATGATGGAAAATTGCAACAGCGTGACGACGACCACCGCCACCGCAATCGCCCACCCCGTCGCCGAGATGAGGTCCATCGCCACGAGTGCTGCGGACACGGCGGCGAGCACGTCGAGCACGGTGCGCAGCAGCACAAGCGTGTTGACGTGGTTCGCGCGATTATCGACGACACGCAGCAGCGCCTGCGCCCCCGCCTCCTCGTCTTTGACCATGCCCTCGACGCGGGCGCGGGAGATGGGGGCCAGGGCGGATTCGATGGAGCCGAGCAGGCCGGAGAGCAGCAGGGCGACAACGGTCACCGCTGCGAAGGTGAGGGTGAGCGTCACTCGGTGCCCTTCATCAGTTTGTCTAACTCGTCGCGGTCGGCGGCCGACGGGAACGCGTGCGGGCCGGCCGGCTTCGGCTGGTATTCGACGCCGCGGCGGGCCAGGTCGTCGTACCAGTCGGCGAGCAGTTCGTTTTGCAGCGCGAACATTTCGCGCTCGTCTTGGGGTTCGATGTGGTCGTAGCCGAGCAGGTGCAGCACCCCGTGGACGGTGAGCAGCGCCATCTCGTGGGCGAGATCGTGGCCGGCCATCTCCGCCTGCTTGCGGTCGTACGCCGGGCACAAGATGATATCGCCCAACATCGCAGGTCCCGGGACGTCGGCGTCGGGGCGCCCGCCGCCCGGGGTGAGTTCGTCCATGGGGAAACTCATCACGTCGGTGGGCCCTTCCAGGTCCATCCAGCGGACGTGGAGGCCGGCCATGGCGGGCTCGTCGACAAGCGTGATCGTCGCCTCGGTATCGGGGTGGACGTCCATGGCGCGCAGGGCGTAGGAGGCGACGTCGATAAGCATCTCCTCGTTGACCTCGGCCTCGCCGGACTCGTTTAAGACTTCAATGCTCACTCGGCTGCCTCCGCCTCTCGCTCGGCTTCGATCTTTTGCTGTCGCTTTTCGTAGCGCAGCGCGTTTTGGGCGTCGTGGCGGTCGTAGGCGGCCACGATACGGGAGATGAGGTGGTGGCGCACGACGTCGTCGGCACGCATCTCCTGGAACGAGATGTCGTCGATATCAGCGAGGATGCGCCGCGCCACACGCAGGCCCGAGACGGTGCCGCGCGGCAGATCCACCTGGGACGTGTCGCCGGTGACCACCATCTTCGAGCCGAAACCTAAGCGGGTGAGGAACATTTTCATCTGCGCGCCGGTGGTGTTTTGCGCCTCGTCGAGGATGACGAACGCGTCCGACAGCGTGCGCCCGCGCATGTACGCCAGCGGGGCGACCTCGATGATGCCGGCCTCGATGAGCTTCGGGATGGCTTCCGGGTCCATCATGTCGCGCAGCGAGTCATACAGCGGGCGCAGGTACGGGTCGATCTTCTCCGACAGGCCACCGGGCAAAAACCCGAGCTTCTCGCCGGCCTCCACCGCGGGGCGCGTCAAAATGATGCGTTTGACCTGCTTGTTCTGCAGCGCTTGCACCGCCTTGGCCACTGCAAGGTACGTCTTGCCGGAACCGGCAGGGCCGATGCCGAACGTGATGGTGTTGTTGTCGATCGCGTCCACGTAACGACGTTGACCAGCCGTCTTCGGGCGGATCACCTTGCCGCGGCGGGCGATGATCTCCTCGCCCAGAATCTCCGCGACGGAGCCGGGGGCCTCGACCTCCATGATTCGCACCGCCTCCACGACGGTGTCGGTGCCGAGCGGCACCCCGCGGCGCGCCATGGACTCCAACTCCTCGATCACGGCGAGCGCATGCGCGACCTGATCCGCCTCGCCCCGCACGGACAAGGTGGTGCCGCGGGCGTGGAACTCCACGTCCAGGTAACGGTCGAGCACCCGCAGGTTGTCGTCGTTGATGCCGAGGACGGACTGCGCGTAGGCGGAATCAAGCTCGACCTTGCGCGTGACCATTTCTTCCATGTGCGCCTACCCTACCAGCGGGTAGTCAGCGCGCCGATCGCGCTCAACGCGGCAAATGCGGCCGTTGCGGTGCGCAGGACCTCCGGGCCCAACTTCACCGCCTGAGCGCCGAGCAGCTCGAGTTCGTCTGCGCCGATGCCGCCTTCGGGCCCGACGATGAGCCACACGTCGTCACCGAACTCCACCTCGCGCAGCGGTACGGCGGCGTCTTCGTGGAGCACAAGAGAGCCTTCAGGGAGCATTTCGGACAGTTGGTTCGTCGTCACGGGCTCGCGCACCTCGGGCACCCACGCACGGCGGGCCTGCTTCGCGCTGGCCACGGCCTGCGAGCGCCATTTCGCCACCTGTTTCGCCTGCTTATTCGCCGGCCAGCGCGCGATCGTGCGGTGCGAAATCCACGGCACGATCTCATCCGCCCCGCCCTGCACCGCAAGATCCACGGCGAGTTCGGCGCGCTCGCCCTTCGGGACTGCCTGCACAACCGTCACGCGCGGCGTGGGGCGCTCTACGAACGTTTGCTTATCGACGACCCCCTCCACCCGGTCGCCCGCCACCCGCTCCACGACGACTTCGGCCTGGGTGCCGCGGCCGTCGGTGAGCATGATGCGCTCGCCGGGCTGGATGCGCTTGACGTTCGCGTGCTTGGCTTCGGGGCCGGTGAGGATGCCGGAGGTGGGGTCGTCGCTAAGAAAGTACGGCAGGCTCATCGGCGGAAGCGGTCGCGCATGCGGGAGAAGAAGCCGTCGTGCGACTCGCCCTCCGACTGGACGGCGGGGTTGTCCGGGTGGCCGTCGCGAAGATCTTCGAGGGTGGCGCGCTCGTCGTTGGTCAGCGCGGTGGGCACGGTGACCTCGACATGCGCGATCATGTCGCCAGCACCCTCCTGGCGCAGGCGCGGCATGCCCTCACCGGAAAGCACCACGCGGTCGCCCGGCTGAGTGCCGCCGGGCACCTTGATGGCGGTCTGAGCCCCGTCGAGGTTTTCCACAGACAGTTCGGTGCCGAGCGCCGCGTCGTACATCGGCACCGTCAGGCGCACGTGCAGGTCGTTGTTCTCGCGCACGAACACCGGGTGCGGCTCGACGTGCACCTCGACGTACAGGTCGCCGGCCGGGCCACCGCCGTGGCCGACCTCGCCCTGGTCCGCCATGCGGATGCGCATGCCGGAGTTGATGCCGGCCGGGATGTTGACCACCAGGTCGCGGGTGGCGCGCACGCGGCCGTCGCCGGCGCACTGGGTGCACGGGTCGGTGATCACTTCGCCGTAGCCGTGGCACTTCGGGCACTCGCGGGTGGTCATGACGTTGCCCAAAAACGACTGCTGCATCTCCTGCACCGCGCCCTGGCCCTGGCACACGTCGCAGGTGACAGGCTTGGACTCGGACTTGGACCCGGAGCCGTGGCACTTGTCGCACAACACCGCCGTGTCGACGGAGATGTCCTGCTTGATGCCCGAGTAGGCCTGCGCGAGCGTGATCGAGGTGCGCAGCAGTGCGTCGTTGCCCGGCTGCACACGCGAACGTGGCTGGCGCGCCCCGCCGCCACCGCCGCCGAAGAACGCCTCGAAGATGTCGCCCAAGCCGCCGCCGAAGCCGGCCGCGCCGCCCATGCCGCCGCGGGCCTCCATGGGGTCGCCGCCCCGGTCGACGATCGAGCGCTTCTGCGGGTCCAGCAGCACTTCTTGCGCTGCCGCGATCTCCGCGAACTTCTCGGCGGCCTCCTCGGACGGGTTGACGTCCGGGTGGTACTTGCGCGCGAGTTTGCGGTACGCCTTTTTGATCTCCTGCTCCGTGGCATCCTTGTCCACGCCGAGGATGCCGTAGTAATCGCGAGCCATATCTTCCCTTCTATTCGCCCCGCAGGATGCGGCTGATGTAGCGGGCCACGGTGGCAACCTTTTGCATGGTACCGGGGTAGTCCATGTGCGTCGGACCGACTACCCCGAGCCCGCCAAGGGCCGCGTCTCCCGCTCCGTACGCTGTTGTAACAATCGAGGCGGAAGATAATTCCTCATCCTCGTTCTCGCGGCCGATGCGCACGGAGAC
Above is a genomic segment from Corynebacterium lujinxingii containing:
- a CDS encoding HNH endonuclease signature motif containing protein, whose protein sequence is MNFTTFLSAGVGVLADFSRDAALAAGLSTTRIRDLARVHDVYYGPTQFTRKQADALVLADGMPLDQLVHLEKKLAAVPSAAERWRIRLELLRHRGSFRALSKRIAKLIDDPTPPPKPACRFSRSRGGMRTMTMTYNERDLADLEHMLRAAISDDEPAAAQLADALFRVLRDGSALPRTTFRPMILVPVHDYLRIMGGAGDDVQLMLTDGTTMTGAEFLQQEFGDVLEVAAFHPQDGAVNLYRGERFANAKQRTLSKLMSPGCAFPDCRHSAETTQTHHMQAWKHGGMTNMDNLTELCAYHNGVNDDDRWLGWRGHIDTRGGRIRWIAPNGAEVATVTGAMEVLFG
- the pdxY gene encoding pyridoxal kinase PdxY, producing MSNILSIQSAVAFGHVGNSAAVFPLQRIGHEVWPVYTVNYSNHTGYGAWEGPIIPAADVAAVLRGIRDRDAFPLIDAALTGYQASPEIGDVIVDAVTEIKAANPDALYACDPVMGSATSGCFVPDAVPPMFREKVVPAADIITPNQFELGYLTERDVTDLDSTLAAVDAAREIGPSTVLVTSVNRPETPEDAIEMIAVDDNGKWIVRTPRIPAKRNGSGDVTAALFTGHYLRGRDAKDALAKTASSVYDLLRVTYEADATELKLVEAQDFYAEPRMQFSVEAL
- a CDS encoding hemolysin family protein, which codes for MTLTLTFAAVTVVALLLSGLLGSIESALAPISRARVEGMVKDEEAGAQALLRVVDNRANHVNTLVLLRTVLDVLAAVSAALVAMDLISATGWAIAVAVVVVTLLQFSIIGVFARTAGKRNPYTISLKAAQGLHVFQTVLGPVAKLLIWVGNLFHPGDDFRDGPYATEVELREMVEVAQEKGVVETSEGRMIQNIFDLASTNARQVMVPRPEMVWIEGEKRARQATALMVRSGHSRVPVIGENVDEIIGVAYLKDMFTERGAPIDPDTPLPAVMREPLFIPDSKPLDVLLREMQRDNTHIALLIDEFGTVAGLLTMEDLLEEIVGEITDEYDEDEEAPIEEVEPGKFRVQARLPLDDLVDYLADHLDYELEYSEEVVDNVDTVAGLLSYELGRVPLPGASILRDGIRYTAEGGRDRRGLVKTRTVLVSVN
- the ybeY gene encoding rRNA maturation RNase YbeY, coding for MSIEVLNESGEAEVNEEMLIDVASYALRAMDVHPDTEATITLVDEPAMAGLHVRWMDLEGPTDVMSFPMDELTPGGGRPDADVPGPAMLGDIILCPAYDRKQAEMAGHDLAHEMALLTVHGVLHLLGYDHIEPQDEREMFALQNELLADWYDDLARRGVEYQPKPAGPHAFPSAADRDELDKLMKGTE
- a CDS encoding PhoH family protein gives rise to the protein MEEMVTRKVELDSAYAQSVLGINDDNLRVLDRYLDVEFHARGTTLSVRGEADQVAHALAVIEELESMARRGVPLGTDTVVEAVRIMEVEAPGSVAEILGEEIIARRGKVIRPKTAGQRRYVDAIDNNTITFGIGPAGSGKTYLAVAKAVQALQNKQVKRIILTRPAVEAGEKLGFLPGGLSEKIDPYLRPLYDSLRDMMDPEAIPKLIEAGIIEVAPLAYMRGRTLSDAFVILDEAQNTTGAQMKMFLTRLGFGSKMVVTGDTSQVDLPRGTVSGLRVARRILADIDDISFQEMRADDVVRHHLISRIVAAYDRHDAQNALRYEKRQQKIEAEREAEAAE
- a CDS encoding 16S rRNA (uracil(1498)-N(3))-methyltransferase is translated as MSLPYFLSDDPTSGILTGPEAKHANVKRIQPGERIMLTDGRGTQAEVVVERVAGDRVEGVVDKQTFVERPTPRVTVVQAVPKGERAELAVDLAVQGGADEIVPWISHRTIARWPANKQAKQVAKWRSQAVASAKQARRAWVPEVREPVTTNQLSEMLPEGSLVLHEDAAVPLREVEFGDDVWLIVGPEGGIGADELELLGAQAVKLGPEVLRTATAAFAALSAIGALTTRW
- the dnaJ gene encoding molecular chaperone DnaJ; the protein is MARDYYGILGVDKDATEQEIKKAYRKLARKYHPDVNPSEEAAEKFAEIAAAQEVLLDPQKRSIVDRGGDPMEARGGMGGAAGFGGGLGDIFEAFFGGGGGGARQPRSRVQPGNDALLRTSITLAQAYSGIKQDISVDTAVLCDKCHGSGSKSESKPVTCDVCQGQGAVQEMQQSFLGNVMTTRECPKCHGYGEVITDPCTQCAGDGRVRATRDLVVNIPAGINSGMRIRMADQGEVGHGGGPAGDLYVEVHVEPHPVFVRENNDLHVRLTVPMYDAALGTELSVENLDGAQTAIKVPGGTQPGDRVVLSGEGMPRLRQEGAGDMIAHVEVTVPTALTNDERATLEDLRDGHPDNPAVQSEGESHDGFFSRMRDRFRR